TTGCAACGtacgaagaaagagaatggtATAAGGTGCTAAATGTGTTTCCATTGTGTTTCCATTGCATTTCGATACGGGCTCCATTCAACTGTGTCCCTagtctttcaatttcttttcattttccttgaaTCCTACGCGATGAGACGCACAATGTCAAACAGGCAAGAACACTCCTTGTTTGCTAGCCAAGACCCTCGCTATTTTAGATTGAGAGGACACTCTTCCCGCCGTCGGACGTCAGTCGTGCTCGAACTTCAGGAATTCATAACCCGAATCACAAGGGAAATTCGCATTGAAATGATCAATCAAAATGGCATCCGAAGTCAGGTCAAGGTGATACTAGTCCAGACAGTTCCAAAAGTAGAAGTTTCGACCCCACAGAATTTTAATCACCGGAATAGGGATAGTGGTAGGAGTACCAGTGCATACAAGGTGACGAGCTCTAGACCTGGCCAACATGATTTCAATACGAAGTAATGACACGGGAGGTTGCCCCAAGGTTAATCGATACCTTTACCGGAGTCTCTACCCCAATGAGAAAGCAGATAGTGATAAATGATCAGGTGACCGGATCCGCTTTCTCTGCACGACGATATCAATACCACAAAATGCATGTCGTTCCGGAGATAAGCGCTGATAATGATATAATGGTATAGTATTAATGCTCATTTTAATTTGACAAAACGCCTCCAGGTGTATCATTTCTCGTACAACCGGTGTTTTAAGAAAATGTTATCACAGGAATTATTTGTTCGGAGATTGCAAACGCCGAGCTTCCTACTTATGCGTTTCCCTTCCCCCTGAGTGACAAATGAAGGGCTTATGGCTTTAGTACACATCGTTATACTAAAGGCTTTAGATATGACTTTTGTACTCTATGATTCCGAACATTTTCAGAGTTGTAGTATAATCGGAATTTCTGACAAGAATGTAATAATCGTATACCCAATCACGAACCTAATGACTATAGAGAGAAACAGGTGGAGTCAGCTTAGAAGTGAGGCCTACACTGGGGCTTTATACAGCTACATTTGCTTTTCACTCCATTTGCGGGCCTACACTCTGTAGAAGAGATAATCAAGTGAGCACTACAGCATGATCTGTGCCCTGATATGTGGAGTATGATAATAGATAAAGGGCAGCGACAGCAAAACAATGAACATACACATAGTTGGTCTCAGGTGGAGTTCGAATTGTCAGCGCAAGACCATACCGAGGTCCCTCCTGACTGAGTGTAAGAATCAATAATGCTCACAATGGAGCCATACGTTCCCACGATTGTCAAAAAGGTACCAGCCACAAAGATGAAAATACACCATCCAACCATCGAATACCAGCTGAGAGTTCGTTCACGGTTCTTACAATTGTCGTATAACCACATACCAGCATATGGATGGAAAGTCAAGAAGGTCCCTAGTAAAGCACCGATCAAGGAGACAAGACCAGAAAATACGGGAATTGCACTGGCGACAATGTACGCGATCAAGGCGACGCTAGACGTTGAACCGAGCCATGTAACCCAGTGAATAACACTATTGGCTGTGAGGTGATTGGACCCTCGTAATATTCGGACGAAAGTATGCTTCGCCGGAAGCTATACGCACTAAGTTAGTAGCTCTTCGCAAGAAAGCCCTGCTTGATATCTTACATGGACAAAGAGAACGCAAGAGACTATAAGGCCCGGTAACGAAATGCCGTATGCCACTTTTTTTATGGTCACGCCAGCGGACCCAAGAGCTGGTGAGGCGACATAAGACCCGCagtaatagtatattatGGTGCCGACTATAACGTATACCATGGTCACAGTGGTCTGGCAAGCTGCAAGTGCTCGAGTGTAGAGGAGTGGTTGACGCATTTCGGCAGCAATATTAAAAAAGGCCGGCGTACCAGCATAGGTAAAGACAAGTGTAGAAATTGCTGAGACGGCGTCGGTGAAACTTGGATTATTGACAATCTTATAGTCAGACTTCCATATACCAGTTGAAGGTGCTGCTGAAGGACGGTCCTGGAGACCGACCGCGATAGTCACAATAAATACTAGCCGGCAAATGATTAGGATTTACTTGCACCCAAGTCATACTAGATACTTGCCGGCAATGATGATTGAAATTGCACCAATCCAAGCCAGAATCCCAATGCGGTCAAGGGTTCGAATACTGCCGAAAGCAAACCCAATCACAGCTGCAACAGCCACAAAAGCCGCAGTACAGACAGCATGAGAGGAAAGTGCGTTGAGGGCCGTCGAGATACTCAGCATGGCCGATCCAGCGGCTACAGTATAGACTATAGCGGAGTTAGCACCATAACCACTATCtaaaaaaacaaacaccCACAGAGTGCATATGCAGCACCGAAGAGCTCGCAGCCGATTTGGCCAAAGAACATCCGTCCCACATCGTCAATGCCATATACTTCGGGATGACGGAGCTTGAAGACTCCGATCATATAATTTGACCAAGTCGTAATACCGGCGATAGCCAACAGGAGAATATTCCCCGGAATAAGACCCAAGGTACCAAAGACGAGGGGCATAGAAAGAACCCCAAGTCCAATCTGGgttttcatcatcaaggcaGCTGTGCTTATCCAGCCAACCTTCAGTGGAAGTGTTAGCACGGTTGTATGGCCTCATCCGGTGGGGGAAATAATCATGATCTTCTACATACATTACGATAATTAGGCCCGTCTTCCGTGACATTTCCGAAGACAGCATCAGTCTCAACAATCGTTCCGACTATGCCATGAGCTGGATGTGTGGGATCAATTTGCGCCGAATCGGATTCTATCTTGGATTTCTGTAACATGATGTTGAGAGTGTGCGAGATGGTTAGGGTCAGAGAAGGGGCGCCATAGATCCAGTTCATCATGGTGAAGCAAGATATAAATATCCCCAGACGACTCCACTCTACTAGTTTGCGAATATCATGATACTGCGGGGGTCTCGAATGATACGAGCtatctcttcatcctggagAGCTACATGTTCCGACTACCAACTGTCCCCTCCGGAACAGCTTGCCTCGTTACCTTGAGACAGCCAAAGGCATTGGAAGATTAATAACTAGTATATAGAACCACATCCACGCCAAGGTGAAGCTGTTTGCTCAAGCTTGATCACTTCTCTATTCTATCAGAAGCTTATCCTACAGTCTTCACACACTGTCAACTGTGTGTATTATGACTGCTTGCATGGAGGCGCACTGGATAAGGGCGCATTATGTTATACACACTCACACGGTTGACAGAGAAGTTAGTTGTGCATATACAAGAGCCAGGTTACTATCAAAGATAGATAAGGCTTGGAAGGTCTTGATAGGTTGGAAGACTGCGAAGTAGACAAGGAAATGTGCAAGTGGTTCCGAAACCAAACCGTCCCCTCAACTCCGTTGACCGAGGCTTTGCGAACTCCCTAATTGCCTTTATAGCACAGtagattatatctttttttagaAATCGCCCATTGGGAGGGCGGTGTTCCGTATTACACACATAGCAGAAACTGAATATACACTATTGCACCCACTCTTTATCCACACTATTAGTACTCTCGTAGGACGCTCGCTCAATCTGTCATCTCAGGGTAATTCAACTACCAAATGGATGTGACAATCATCGgttctagtattattagtCTTCTCTCCGCTCTTGTCCTTACCCATGCGCAATATAAAGTGACCATCATTGCCTCTGACCTTCCAGGAGATCAAAATCAAGATTGGGCAAGTCCTTGGTATGCCTACCTCACCCGAACGCGCCACTTTATTCGGAAGCAGGTTCATTCGATTGAGGAAGCTAAGCACATTGTGAAGCGTGACATGCCTGTGCATGCATCGGGACTAGGTGCCGCACAGCTCGCAGGTGACAAGGATGTGCTGCCCATCCGTGGACAAACAATGTACCTGGAAACTGACTTCGATGAGCTTGCGACGTTCCAAGGCTCTCACCAAGGGCTCAACAAAAGACATTGTTGCATTTCGGCcagggaggaaaggaggtTACCGTATTGAGGCCGAAGGTAATGTTGTCCATGCATATGGATTTGGCAGTCTGGTGTATGTCTACAGCTATGCAGCCTTGAAAGTGCGAGAGTTAGTAGACACTATGCTAAGTGGTGTGGGCCAAAAGCTcgattataaaatagagcaTGGTCCCAGTAATTCCAGCGTTGAAGGGACATGCATTCGAGAAGCCTTTATCTTCCGCTTGTTGTTTATCTCCAACACGGGATATTCAAGACCCACATAATCAACACGTGACCATGGTCTTATCTCAAGTCCCGAAGCGATTTTCCGCTTTTCCACCGCCCAATATGTCGAATGCAAGAACGCATACCAAAATCGCAGGAACTCCGGACTACGACGACCCGATTTTCTGGGATACGAAATTTGCGACCGGCCAAGATGTGGGCGAATGGTTGAATCCGGGGGAGAATCTCGTCCAGGCTGTTCTGTCACATTTAGACAACCGATCATCTGTCCAAGAACGTTCCCCTCGCGTGTTGCATCTGGGACCCGGGATCTCGAAACTAGGGACGAAGCTTCGCGAGGCATTCGTGGACCGCGACTGGAAAGGCTCTGGCATTGTGGTGAGTTTGCTCACTCTTGTTGGAACTGAATCTCTGCTGACGCGCAACTGTCATAGAATGTTGATTTTTCGGCCGAAGCCGTCCGCCTGGGCCAAGAAATCGAGAGCAAACAAAACCCGTCGCATGCAATGCACTGGCTGTGTGCTGATCTTCGATCATGGAACGATATGTCGAGCTTGGCCCCGCTGGCGCCTTTTGATATAATCATCGATAAAAGCACGAGCGACGCCATCGcaacctccccatccacgaCGCTCTCGCCCACCTCCATCTCACAAGACACCTGCCCCGTGGTGCGCGACGTTGCGAATACCCAAGGACAAACGACTCTATCCCCAGTCGAGCTGTTGGCGCTACATCTCGTCCCGTTGACCATCGAAGGGACGATGTGGTTTTCCCTTTCCTACTCAACTATGCGATTTGATAACCTTCCACGGCTAGCGAATCATTGGGATCTCGTTTCCCGTACCCCGCTCAAGGCGCCCCAGGGTCAAACTTCCTCATTTGCGCATGCCCCTGAGGTTTTCCATTGGCTATATATACTGAGGCGGAAATGACCAGTTCTTCGTCGCGCCGAAATTACTACATAACAGACATAGGACTAGCGTGAATTGAACGGGATACAATCAAAGGTAATTTCGACCCCCTACGCTTGTTGCACCTTACGCCAATTATGGAG
This Aspergillus flavus chromosome 1, complete sequence DNA region includes the following protein-coding sequences:
- a CDS encoding putative amino acid transporter is translated as MMNWIYGAPSLTLTISHTLNIMLQKSKIESDSAQIDPTHPAHGIVGTIVETDAVFGNVTEDGPNYRNVGWISTAALMMKTQIGLGVLSMPLVFGTLGLIPGNILLLAIAGITTWSNYMIGVFKLRHPEVYGIDDVGRMFFGQIGCELFGAAYALFYTVAAGSAMLSISTALNALSSHAVCTAAFVAVAAVIGFAFGSIRTLDRIGILAWIGAISIIIAVFIVTIAVGLQDRPSAAPSTGIWKSDYKIVNNPSFTDAVSAISTLVFTYAGTPAFFNIAAEMRQPLLYTRALAACQTTVTMVYVIVGTIIYYYCGSYVASPALGSAGVTIKKVAYGISLPGLIVSCVLFVHVRYQLPAKHTFVRILRGSNHLTANSVIHWVTWLGSTSSVALIAYIVASAIPVFSGLVSLIGALLGTFLTFHPYAGMWLYDNCKNRERTLSWYSMVGWCIFIFVAGTFLTIVGTYGSIVSIIDSYTQSGGTSVWSCADNSNST